A single genomic interval of Flavobacteriales bacterium harbors:
- a CDS encoding transposase, with product MSRKYKIHDQADAHFITYTVVGWVDALSRPLYKDIVVDSLAHCQREKGLELFAWCIMSNHVHLIARAAEGQRLQDILRDHKKFTAKKIVEAIISNAQESRREWLLPLLRRPDGSIRFWRHDLHPIWLRTPAVIDQKLDYIHMNPVNEGFVDEPQHYPYSSAAAYAGMPSMLSVEII from the coding sequence GTGAGCCGGAAGTACAAGATCCACGACCAGGCCGACGCCCATTTCATCACCTATACCGTCGTGGGTTGGGTGGACGCGTTGAGCAGGCCGCTCTACAAGGACATCGTGGTCGACAGCCTGGCCCACTGCCAGCGCGAGAAAGGCCTCGAGCTGTTCGCCTGGTGCATCATGAGCAACCATGTGCACCTGATCGCCCGGGCCGCCGAAGGCCAGCGGCTCCAGGATATCCTCCGCGACCACAAGAAGTTCACCGCCAAGAAGATCGTGGAAGCCATCATCAGCAACGCACAGGAGAGCCGCCGGGAGTGGTTGCTGCCCTTGCTGCGCCGACCGGATGGCAGCATCCGGTTCTGGCGGCACGACCTGCACCCCATCTGGCTGCGCACGCCTGCGGTGATCGACCAGAAGTTGGACTACATCCACATGAATCCGGTGAATGAGGGCTTCGTGGATGAACCGCAGCATTATCCCTACTCGAGCGCAGCTGCCTATGCGGGGATGCCGTCAATGCTGAGCGTGGAGATCATCTGA
- a CDS encoding DUF2442 domain-containing protein produces the protein MSTRKPIIQDPVNALIREHGVRITAVHAIKDANLLLVMLNSGRLEFPLDSFQRLAKATAAQLSRYELLPDGAGVEWPELDEHLSLRGFLLSTMSRMLTRPTRTVSRRSKRAVA, from the coding sequence ATGAGCACTAGAAAGCCGATCATCCAGGATCCCGTCAATGCCTTGATCCGGGAGCATGGTGTACGCATCACGGCCGTACATGCCATCAAGGATGCGAATCTGCTGCTGGTGATGTTGAACAGCGGCCGCCTGGAGTTCCCATTGGACAGTTTTCAACGTTTGGCCAAGGCCACTGCGGCCCAGTTGAGCCGCTATGAACTGCTTCCGGACGGGGCTGGTGTGGAATGGCCGGAGTTGGATGAGCATTTGAGCCTGCGCGGGTTCCTGCTGAGCACCATGAGCCGCATGCTGACACGGCCCACCCGGACGGTGTCACGCCGGTCCAAGCGCGCGGTGGCCTGA
- a CDS encoding helix-turn-helix transcriptional regulator: MEARMDAASVLERLTAQERRICRLLCGDDEPGVKELPAVLGISARTVRTHLEKLYRKLGVRTRVGLVRRAIALGLIACPCRRCGGGEGLGSVRDAQTAPAYNVAQASRL; the protein is encoded by the coding sequence ATGGAAGCCCGGATGGATGCGGCTTCGGTGCTGGAACGGTTGACGGCGCAGGAACGGCGGATCTGCCGGCTGCTCTGTGGCGACGATGAGCCGGGGGTGAAGGAGCTGCCTGCCGTGCTGGGCATCAGCGCGCGCACGGTGCGCACGCACCTGGAAAAGCTGTACCGGAAATTGGGCGTGCGCACGCGGGTGGGTCTGGTGCGCCGAGCGATCGCGCTGGGGCTGATCGCGTGCCCGTGCCGCAGGTGTGGCGGGGGTGAGGGGCTCGGATCCGTACGCGACGCTCAAACCGCCCCAGCGTATAACGTCGCACAGGCGTCCCGCCTGTGA
- a CDS encoding cell division protein FtsX, with translation MERPTRRRTRTATVGTVVGIALVLFMLGVLGFLVLNARALDRYFKEHVRVDVFLKRGLKETDVMQYRKALDTEAWVLETRYVTADEAAEQLKQDLGEDFLGVLGSNPLLASIELRLAATHAHPDSVQWIVERLQGDPRTHEVAYNAAVVRNIQANMNKLGLAVLGFSVLLLIIAVALINNTIRLAVYSQRFLIRTMHLVGATRWFIQRPFLGQSLWQGVLSAVLAIGLLVLTLRLVLRTVPDLLAFTNATTLVLLFAAVLLLGLLISLASTWFAVRRYLRMSAEDIHWS, from the coding sequence ATGGAGCGACCCACCCGGCGACGCACGCGCACGGCCACGGTGGGCACCGTGGTGGGCATCGCGCTGGTGCTCTTCATGCTGGGGGTGCTGGGCTTCCTGGTGCTGAATGCGCGCGCCCTGGACCGCTACTTCAAGGAGCATGTCCGCGTGGACGTCTTCCTGAAGCGGGGGCTGAAGGAGACGGACGTGATGCAGTACCGCAAGGCGCTGGACACCGAAGCCTGGGTGCTGGAGACGCGCTACGTGACCGCCGACGAGGCGGCCGAGCAGCTGAAGCAGGACCTGGGCGAGGACTTCCTGGGCGTGCTGGGCAGCAACCCGCTGCTGGCGAGCATCGAGCTGCGGCTGGCCGCCACGCACGCCCATCCGGACAGCGTGCAATGGATCGTGGAGCGCCTGCAGGGCGACCCCCGCACGCACGAAGTGGCCTACAACGCGGCGGTGGTGCGCAACATCCAGGCGAACATGAACAAGCTGGGGCTGGCCGTGCTGGGCTTCAGCGTGCTGCTGCTCATCATCGCCGTGGCGCTCATCAACAACACGATCCGCCTGGCGGTGTACAGCCAGCGCTTCCTGATCCGCACCATGCATCTGGTGGGCGCCACGCGGTGGTTCATCCAGCGGCCCTTCCTGGGGCAGAGCCTGTGGCAGGGCGTGCTCAGCGCCGTGCTGGCCATCGGCCTGCTGGTGCTCACGCTGCGCCTGGTGCTGCGCACGGTGCCCGACCTGCTGGCCTTCACCAACGCCACCACCCTGGTGCTGCTCTTCGCCGCCGTGCTGCTGCTGGGCCTGCTGATCTCCCTGGCCAGCACCTGGTTCGCCGTGCGGCGCTACCTTCGCATGTCCGCCGAAGACATCCACTGGAGCTGA
- a CDS encoding transposase, translating to MELDSLFFDDHDAVDVHERNLPHWRQEGKLYFVTWRQADSIPAAKREQWAQERAAFIAAHGDPAATRLGPELRRCYHQLFSERVHRWLDVGHGSCALRRPDVAGIVRAALHQFDGQRYRLGSFAIAGNHVHVLVAPVAGIALSRVLHSWKSYTAKAINTALGRSGTFWQAESHDHLVRSAAALYRIEAYIHAHEEQGALVERRDLL from the coding sequence ATGGAACTCGACTCCCTGTTCTTCGACGACCACGACGCCGTGGACGTGCACGAACGGAACCTCCCCCATTGGCGGCAGGAAGGCAAGCTGTACTTCGTGACGTGGCGGCAGGCGGACAGCATCCCTGCCGCGAAGCGTGAGCAGTGGGCGCAGGAGCGTGCAGCGTTCATCGCCGCCCATGGGGATCCGGCCGCCACGCGGTTGGGACCGGAGCTTCGGCGGTGCTATCATCAGCTGTTCAGTGAGCGGGTGCACCGCTGGCTGGACGTCGGGCACGGCTCGTGCGCACTGCGCAGGCCGGATGTCGCGGGCATCGTCCGCGCGGCCTTGCATCAGTTCGACGGTCAGCGCTATCGCCTGGGGTCCTTCGCCATTGCGGGCAACCATGTGCATGTGCTCGTGGCACCGGTGGCCGGCATCGCGCTCTCCCGCGTGTTGCACAGCTGGAAGTCGTACACAGCGAAGGCCATCAACACCGCCTTGGGCCGCAGCGGCACCTTCTGGCAGGCGGAGAGCCACGACCACCTCGTGCGGTCGGCGGCTGCGCTGTACCGCATCGAGGCATACATCCACGCCCACGAAGAGCAAGGCGCGCTCGTGGAGCGCAGGGACCTCCTTTAG
- a CDS encoding fibronectin type III domain-containing protein — MKLGLTGLPATGLVAKAQALHDNVNGNPAFPNPVPTPAAFQTLVDELVAKNAAVEANRGRREYRERDTAEAALVEAVKQWAGYVQMASAGDATVIKSSGFEVVDRGGPVGELAPPRNLGTRVTNMEGRVSLRWQREDGCDMHHVYMSSSNDPFTWQLIGVTTKSRFDVDQLEPGRFYWFAVSAIGAAGESSRSEPCRAMAAA; from the coding sequence GTGAAACTGGGCCTCACCGGCCTCCCCGCCACGGGGCTCGTGGCCAAAGCGCAGGCGTTGCACGACAACGTGAACGGCAACCCCGCGTTCCCCAACCCGGTGCCGACGCCGGCGGCCTTCCAGACGCTGGTGGACGAACTGGTGGCGAAGAACGCGGCGGTGGAGGCCAACCGGGGCCGGCGGGAGTACCGGGAGCGCGACACGGCGGAAGCGGCCCTGGTGGAGGCCGTGAAGCAGTGGGCCGGCTACGTGCAGATGGCCAGCGCCGGCGATGCCACGGTGATCAAGAGCAGCGGCTTCGAAGTGGTGGACCGCGGAGGGCCGGTGGGCGAGCTGGCGCCGCCGCGCAACCTGGGCACGCGGGTCACGAACATGGAGGGCCGGGTGAGCCTGCGCTGGCAGCGTGAGGACGGCTGCGACATGCACCACGTGTACATGAGCAGCAGCAACGACCCCTTCACCTGGCAGCTCATCGGTGTCACCACCAAGAGCCGCTTCGATGTGGATCAGTTGGAGCCGGGCCGTTTCTACTGGTTCGCGGTGAGCGCCATCGGTGCCGCCGGCGAAAGCAGCAGGAGCGAGCCCTGCCGTGCGATGGCCGCCGCCTGA
- a CDS encoding DUF4160 domain-containing protein, producing the protein MAPKAIKPDIEGYAFHFYSNENNEPMHVHVRKGDGLVKYWLEPVMLADDNGRMKVQEVRRAEALVKANKARIIKAWNAHFKP; encoded by the coding sequence ATGGCACCCAAGGCGATCAAACCGGACATCGAGGGCTATGCGTTCCACTTCTACAGCAACGAGAACAACGAGCCCATGCACGTGCATGTGCGCAAAGGGGATGGACTGGTGAAGTATTGGCTTGAGCCGGTGATGCTTGCCGATGACAATGGACGCATGAAAGTGCAGGAGGTCCGGCGAGCGGAGGCACTGGTGAAGGCCAACAAGGCGCGCATCATCAAAGCGTGGAACGCACACTTCAAGCCATGA
- a CDS encoding leucine--tRNA ligase has product MAEARHLPRGQRPLQAQVLRARHVPLSQRRRPARGAPLGYIASDIVARYKRHCGFNVLHPMGYDSFGLPAEQYAIQTGQHPATTTEVNVKRYREQLDHIGFSFDWDREVRTSDPSFYKWTQWIFLQLFDSWYDAKADKARPISELIARFEAQGCTGQDAGVLTGDIEQFVGGFTAAEWQSFDERTKQLVLQHFRLAYLSDAWVNWCPALGTVLANDEVKDGVSERGGHPVERKRMKQWSLRITAYAQRLLDGLDGLDWSESIKEAQRNWIGRSEGATVRFALTPDPTPGERGAQAPSWAERPGYLTADERSASKLQRYARENRKDPTEAEDRLWQQIRGQATGGRIRRQHVIDRYIVDFVSLPKRLIIEVDGGIHEQTREEDAARTERLKELGFDVIRFTNEEVMADMPRVVEAIKAALGPRPDVRFSDAERVSPSPSERGPGGEGHFIEVFTTRPDTLFGVTFLTLAPEHELVPVLTTPDRKAEVEAYVNTAKNRSERERQAEVDKVSGVFTGSYARHPFTGADVPVWVGDYVLAGYGTGAVMAVPGGDQRDWRFAKHFGLPIIAVTEAADIEKEADERKDATICSEGFLKGLKVPQAITRAIQELEKLGAGEGRTNFRLRDAAFGRQRYWGEPIPIYYQDGIPYPLPENELPLKLPEVDKFLPTEDGEPPLARAANWSYNGFPLETTTMPGWAGSSWYFLRYMDPGNAERFASPEAINYWQQVDLYVGGSEHATGHLLYFRFWTKFLHDRGWLPFDEPAKKLVNQGMIQGVSAWVYRCSITWNSSGLDVSDALSFIEPFALLVSSDVADDWRSNDPSRQSSADELMRAGLNSLEEVANNQGTPASFRGRLPIDRHLSSARIGIEFVDGDHLISESGLRSDRREYKEAFFVKRGQDFMVTREVEKMSKSKFNVVNPDDIITKYGADTLRLYEMFLGPLEQSKPWDTNGIEGTFRFLRKFWNLFHGPEDTFQLTDDAPTKPELKILHATLKKVTEDIEKMSFNTSVAQFMIAVNELGSLKCTKRAVLEPLVVALAPFAPHIAEELWQKLGHADSVTTAPWPQWSAEHLVEDSFSYPISFNGKTRLQLEFPIALDPKSVEEQVLANPEVQARLEGKAPKKVIVVPNRIVNIVV; this is encoded by the coding sequence ATGGCGGAAGCGCGGCACCTACCGCGTGGCCAACGACCCCTCCAGGCCCAAGTACTACGTGCTCGACATGTTCCCTTATCCCAGCGGCGCCGGCCTGCACGTGGGGCACCCCTGGGCTACATCGCCAGCGACATCGTGGCGCGCTACAAGCGGCACTGCGGCTTCAACGTGCTGCACCCCATGGGCTACGACAGCTTCGGCCTGCCCGCGGAACAGTATGCCATCCAGACCGGCCAGCACCCCGCGACCACCACCGAGGTCAACGTGAAGCGCTACCGCGAACAGCTGGACCACATCGGCTTCAGCTTCGACTGGGACCGCGAGGTGCGCACCAGCGATCCGTCGTTCTACAAATGGACCCAGTGGATCTTCCTGCAGCTCTTCGACAGCTGGTACGACGCCAAGGCGGACAAGGCCCGTCCGATCAGCGAGCTCATCGCGCGCTTCGAGGCCCAGGGCTGCACCGGCCAGGATGCCGGCGTGCTCACCGGCGACATCGAGCAGTTCGTGGGCGGCTTCACCGCGGCGGAATGGCAGTCGTTCGATGAACGCACCAAGCAGCTCGTGCTGCAGCACTTCCGCCTGGCCTACCTCAGCGATGCCTGGGTGAACTGGTGCCCCGCGCTGGGCACGGTGCTCGCCAACGATGAGGTGAAGGACGGTGTGAGCGAGCGCGGCGGCCACCCCGTGGAGCGCAAGCGCATGAAGCAGTGGAGCCTGCGCATCACCGCATACGCCCAGCGCCTGCTCGATGGGTTGGACGGACTGGACTGGAGCGAGAGCATCAAGGAGGCGCAGCGCAACTGGATCGGCCGCAGCGAGGGCGCCACCGTGCGGTTTGCCCTCACCCCCGACCCCACTCCGGGGGAGAGGGGGGCACAAGCCCCCAGTTGGGCTGAGCGCCCGGGTTACTTGACGGCCGACGAGCGCTCGGCCTCAAAGCTCCAGCGTTATGCCCGTGAGAATCGAAAGGACCCCACCGAGGCCGAGGACAGACTATGGCAGCAGATACGTGGTCAAGCCACCGGCGGCAGGATCCGCAGGCAGCACGTGATCGATAGGTACATTGTGGATTTCGTCTCGTTGCCCAAGCGGTTGATCATCGAGGTGGATGGCGGCATTCATGAGCAGACCCGAGAAGAGGATGCTGCTCGAACAGAGCGATTGAAGGAACTGGGCTTTGATGTCATCCGCTTCACGAACGAGGAGGTGATGGCAGACATGCCTCGCGTAGTGGAAGCCATTAAAGCCGCTCTTGGTCCAAGGCCGGATGTCAGGTTTTCGGATGCGGAGCGCGTTTCCCCCTCTCCGTCGGAGAGGGGGCCAGGGGGTGAGGGGCATTTCATCGAGGTCTTCACCACCCGCCCGGATACCCTTTTTGGCGTAACGTTCTTAACGCTGGCTCCGGAACACGAACTGGTTCCCGTTCTCACAACGCCGGACCGCAAGGCCGAGGTGGAGGCCTACGTGAACACCGCCAAGAACCGCAGCGAGCGCGAGCGCCAGGCCGAGGTGGACAAGGTGAGCGGCGTGTTCACCGGCAGCTACGCGAGGCACCCCTTCACCGGTGCGGATGTGCCCGTGTGGGTGGGCGATTACGTGCTGGCCGGCTACGGCACCGGTGCCGTGATGGCCGTGCCCGGCGGCGACCAGCGCGACTGGCGCTTCGCGAAGCACTTCGGTCTGCCCATCATCGCGGTGACCGAGGCTGCCGATATCGAGAAGGAGGCCGACGAGCGCAAGGACGCTACCATCTGCAGCGAGGGCTTCCTCAAGGGCTTGAAGGTGCCGCAGGCCATCACCCGCGCCATCCAAGAGCTGGAGAAGCTCGGCGCCGGCGAGGGCCGCACCAACTTCCGCCTGCGCGATGCCGCCTTCGGCCGCCAGCGCTATTGGGGCGAGCCGATCCCCATCTACTACCAGGACGGAATCCCCTATCCGCTGCCGGAAAACGAGTTGCCTTTGAAGCTCCCCGAAGTGGACAAGTTCCTGCCCACGGAGGACGGTGAACCGCCCCTGGCCCGCGCCGCCAACTGGAGCTATAACGGCTTCCCGTTGGAGACCACCACCATGCCCGGTTGGGCCGGTAGCAGCTGGTACTTCCTGCGCTATATGGATCCCGGTAACGCGGAGCGCTTTGCCTCACCCGAGGCCATCAACTATTGGCAACAGGTGGACCTTTACGTGGGCGGCAGCGAGCACGCCACCGGCCACCTGCTCTACTTCCGCTTCTGGACCAAGTTCCTGCACGACCGCGGCTGGCTGCCCTTCGATGAGCCCGCGAAGAAGCTGGTGAACCAGGGGATGATCCAAGGGGTAAGTGCTTGGGTCTATCGTTGCAGTATTACCTGGAACTCTTCTGGTCTTGATGTCTCAGATGCGCTGTCTTTCATTGAGCCTTTCGCGCTGCTTGTGTCTTCAGATGTTGCCGATGACTGGAGGTCAAATGACCCGTCCCGACAATCATCAGCCGATGAGTTGATGCGAGCAGGTCTGAACTCGCTTGAAGAGGTTGCGAACAACCAGGGGACGCCGGCCAGTTTTCGTGGGAGACTGCCGATCGACCGACACCTCTCATCCGCGCGAATTGGGATTGAGTTCGTTGATGGAGATCACTTGATCAGTGAATCAGGACTTCGTTCGGACCGAAGAGAGTATAAGGAAGCGTTCTTCGTGAAGCGAGGTCAGGACTTCATGGTTACTCGCGAAGTCGAGAAGATGTCCAAGTCGAAGTTCAACGTGGTGAACCCCGACGACATCATCACCAAGTACGGCGCCGACACGCTGCGCTTGTACGAGATGTTCCTGGGCCCCTTGGAGCAGAGCAAGCCTTGGGACACCAACGGCATCGAGGGCACCTTCCGCTTCCTGCGGAAGTTCTGGAACCTCTTTCACGGTCCGGAGGATACGTTCCAGTTGACCGACGACGCCCCCACCAAACCCGAACTGAAGATCCTGCACGCCACCCTGAAGAAGGTGACCGAGGACATCGAGAAGATGAGCTTCAACACCAGCGTGGCGCAGTTCATGATCGCGGTGAACGAGCTGGGCAGCCTGAAGTGCACCAAGCGCGCGGTGCTGGAGCCGCTGGTGGTCGCCCTGGCACCCTTCGCCCCGCACATCGCCGAGGAGCTGTGGCAGAAGCTCGGGCATGCTGACAGCGTCACCACCGCCCCCTGGCCGCAATGGAGCGCCGAGCACCTGGTGGAGGACAGCTTCAGCTACCCCATCAGCTTCAACGGCAAGACCCGCCTGCAGCTGGAGTTCCCCATCGCGCTGGACCCCAAGAGCGTGGAGGAGCAGGTGCTGGCCAACCCCGAGGTGCAGGCCCGGCTCGAAGGCAAGGCGCCCAAGAAGGTGATCGTGGTGCCCAATCGCATCGTGAACATCGTGGTGTAA
- a CDS encoding DUF3098 domain-containing protein, with protein MAAHNDNEMPFTRENYRLLVIGLGIVVLGFILMAGGGTGDPNTFDPEAIFSPRRITVAPLVALAGYLFIVYAILKRPTR; from the coding sequence ATGGCCGCGCACAACGACAACGAGATGCCCTTCACCCGCGAGAACTACCGCCTGCTGGTGATCGGCCTGGGCATCGTGGTGCTGGGCTTCATCCTGATGGCCGGCGGCGGTACCGGCGACCCCAACACCTTCGACCCCGAGGCCATCTTCAGCCCGCGCCGCATCACCGTGGCCCCGCTGGTGGCCCTGGCCGGCTACCTGTTCATCGTCTACGCCATCCTGAAGCGCCCCACGCGGT